Proteins encoded within one genomic window of Raineyella fluvialis:
- a CDS encoding glycosyltransferase produces MTDLVVLSLEAWDGVWRRNQHLIAGLLRAGHVGRVLFVEPAADPLYALVSRRRSRIGSGLRTVEVAGVDRGRLSAYQPTKVLPRRLDPGVDRRIAHAIRRAVGRLGLVDPILWVNDPSGAAVVESVGWPSLYDITDDWLAADRTPAEHARLIRDEAILIERCAEVVVCSRALETAKGGLRDVTLIPNAVDVEDYLQPRPRPADLPGGSVAVYVGTVHRDRIDVELCAATAELLGDRGTLVLVGPAPLDTQERDTLTRAGVVLLGAKDRTEVPAYLQHADVLVVPHVVTSFTESLDPIKLYEYRAVGRPVVSTPVAGFRESDDARVTITGAPDFPGAVLRAIPATSVFPEGADGHVDSWDDRIDRMRQVIERVAARRTRSAD; encoded by the coding sequence GTGACAGACCTCGTCGTGTTGTCGCTCGAGGCCTGGGACGGCGTATGGCGTCGCAACCAACACCTCATCGCAGGACTGCTGAGAGCTGGTCATGTCGGCCGCGTGCTGTTCGTCGAGCCGGCAGCCGATCCCCTCTACGCCTTGGTCTCCAGACGTCGGTCGCGGATCGGGAGCGGGCTACGGACCGTCGAGGTCGCTGGTGTCGACCGAGGCAGACTGTCGGCCTACCAACCTACGAAAGTGCTGCCTCGCCGACTGGATCCCGGTGTGGATCGCCGGATCGCTCATGCGATTCGTCGGGCCGTAGGGCGCCTGGGCCTGGTGGATCCGATCCTGTGGGTGAACGATCCCAGTGGCGCGGCGGTCGTCGAATCTGTTGGGTGGCCCTCGCTGTATGACATCACCGATGATTGGCTGGCGGCCGACCGGACTCCCGCCGAGCATGCTCGACTGATACGCGACGAGGCGATTCTGATTGAGCGGTGCGCGGAGGTGGTGGTCTGCAGCCGCGCGCTCGAGACCGCTAAGGGTGGTCTGCGGGACGTCACTCTGATCCCGAATGCTGTTGATGTGGAGGATTATCTTCAGCCCAGACCGCGGCCGGCTGACCTCCCTGGCGGATCGGTCGCCGTGTACGTCGGCACGGTCCACCGGGACCGTATCGATGTCGAACTCTGCGCTGCCACCGCCGAACTGCTGGGCGACAGGGGCACTCTGGTGCTGGTCGGGCCCGCACCGCTCGATACGCAGGAAAGGGACACGCTGACTCGGGCCGGCGTTGTCCTTCTGGGGGCGAAGGACCGCACCGAGGTGCCAGCCTATCTCCAACACGCCGATGTGCTCGTGGTGCCTCACGTCGTCACGTCCTTCACCGAGAGCTTGGACCCCATCAAGCTGTATGAATACCGAGCAGTAGGCCGCCCGGTCGTCAGCACCCCCGTGGCGGGCTTCCGTGAGAGTGACGATGCACGGGTCACGATCACAGGAGCTCCTGACTTTCCCGGGGCGGTGCTCCGCGCGATCCCCGCCACCAGTGTCTTCCCCGAGGGCGCCGACGGCCATGTCGACTCGTGGGATGACCGGATCGACCGGATGCGTCAGGTGATCGAGCGCGTGGCCGCGCGTCGTACGCGGTCCGCTGATTGA
- a CDS encoding glycosyltransferase family 4 protein, with protein MKGLRILHAVRSDGFAGVERHVSTLATAQSAAGHEVAVIGGNAGAMRAALADSSIRFQSAATVLQVARSIDALGGSDILHVHMTAAEIAAVAAIRRWNVRAVTTRHFGGTRGSSTGARLFAPLIRARLAGQIAISRHVARLVDGPSTVVHPGVTSRQDGLRATDRTRSALVAQRLEPEKNTDVALRAFAASGLPTQGWSLDVAGSGSQLASLQELARRLGVDDNVRFLGHRSDVASLMDHAGILIAPCAVEGLGLTVLEAMAAGLPVVAAAAGGHLETVAGAPSAALFTPHDASEAGELLGALAHDGRRRDAYARELQSIQRTSFTLQAQVRATDAVYRSVL; from the coding sequence ATGAAGGGGCTGCGGATACTACATGCCGTACGCTCGGATGGGTTCGCTGGCGTCGAGCGCCACGTGAGCACCTTGGCGACGGCCCAGAGCGCTGCCGGCCATGAGGTTGCGGTGATCGGTGGAAACGCCGGGGCTATGCGAGCAGCCCTCGCGGACTCGTCAATCCGATTTCAATCGGCCGCTACGGTGCTGCAGGTTGCCCGATCGATCGACGCCCTTGGTGGCAGTGACATCCTTCACGTTCATATGACCGCCGCCGAGATCGCTGCCGTTGCCGCCATCCGACGGTGGAACGTACGTGCCGTCACTACCAGGCATTTCGGAGGCACCCGAGGAAGCAGCACGGGAGCAAGGCTGTTCGCCCCGCTCATCCGGGCGCGCCTGGCCGGACAGATCGCCATCAGTCGCCATGTCGCCCGGCTCGTCGACGGACCGAGTACTGTGGTGCACCCAGGAGTCACGAGTCGCCAGGACGGTCTGAGGGCGACGGACCGGACCCGGAGCGCCCTGGTCGCGCAGCGTCTCGAACCCGAAAAGAACACTGATGTTGCACTCCGTGCCTTTGCCGCCTCCGGCTTGCCGACGCAGGGCTGGAGTCTGGACGTTGCCGGGAGCGGCTCGCAGTTGGCATCCCTCCAAGAATTGGCCCGGCGACTCGGAGTTGATGACAATGTGCGTTTCCTGGGACACCGCTCAGATGTCGCCTCGCTGATGGACCACGCTGGCATCCTGATCGCCCCGTGTGCCGTGGAGGGCTTGGGCCTCACAGTCCTAGAGGCCATGGCGGCAGGATTGCCCGTTGTGGCGGCAGCGGCAGGCGGACACCTCGAAACGGTCGCAGGGGCGCCCAGTGCTGCCCTCTTCACGCCGCACGATGCATCAGAGGCAGGCGAACTCCTCGGGGCACTTGCGCACGATGGTCGTCGTCGCGACGCCTACGCCCGTGAATTGCAGAGCATCCAGCGCACGTCGTTCACACTCCAAGCACAGGTCCGCGCGACCGACGCCGTCTACCGGAGCGTTCTGTGA
- a CDS encoding O-antigen ligase family protein produces MGALMATVWGRRAVWLMGTLIGVGLALGAGHFMPGRPAIALGVVGVVLALGVTVAEPAMIPLMAMPLLLVVKRVGGTGLDLSVSDAALGVATVTALVFAPRPFSATFRNLLWLSAIYQFAILFTVVANPYASGVVEWAHSWLLVAGALVVGWTVGRSGHARAGLTLVVLTALLLALSTIMQGVVQYSHGEFHEVYTRWPYEMQKNFVGTVLAFAAVVLYARPSWMGWRKGWSVAVFTILIVALLMTQSRQAIVGLAFGLLVILLRGNAHRRRSKAVVLLAVPALVFVATTVRDQVRSGNGFNSANQRITWFQDTVAYWMTSPWVGHGLRYWYRPGEPRFQPPNAEIEMLATAGIVGLIGFLVLIAACLALLWRIEPEYGTLAVAVVLGKVVQGQFDLFWSAVQVSIPFVIAGICLGALELHRQDGTLLWLQRATDLTVPERVSMALPDGGLEGS; encoded by the coding sequence ATGGGCGCATTGATGGCGACCGTTTGGGGGCGCCGGGCGGTCTGGCTCATGGGGACGCTGATCGGGGTAGGGCTGGCGCTGGGAGCCGGTCACTTCATGCCCGGGCGGCCGGCCATCGCTCTTGGCGTCGTGGGAGTCGTGCTGGCGCTGGGGGTTACTGTCGCCGAACCCGCCATGATCCCGCTGATGGCGATGCCGTTGTTGCTCGTGGTGAAGCGCGTCGGGGGGACCGGCCTTGACTTGTCCGTGTCCGATGCCGCGTTGGGCGTGGCCACCGTGACGGCGCTGGTGTTTGCTCCACGCCCCTTCAGCGCGACGTTCCGCAATCTGCTCTGGCTGTCGGCGATCTACCAGTTCGCCATCCTCTTCACCGTCGTGGCGAATCCGTACGCCTCCGGCGTCGTCGAGTGGGCCCACTCGTGGTTACTCGTGGCCGGAGCCTTGGTCGTCGGGTGGACTGTCGGTCGCAGCGGTCATGCCCGGGCCGGCCTGACCCTGGTGGTGCTGACGGCTCTGTTGCTCGCACTCAGCACGATCATGCAGGGTGTAGTGCAGTACTCGCACGGAGAATTCCACGAGGTATACACGCGGTGGCCCTACGAGATGCAGAAGAACTTTGTGGGCACGGTGCTGGCGTTCGCTGCTGTCGTCCTTTATGCCCGGCCTAGCTGGATGGGATGGCGCAAAGGGTGGAGTGTCGCAGTCTTCACGATCCTGATCGTCGCCCTCTTGATGACGCAGTCGCGCCAAGCGATCGTGGGCCTGGCTTTCGGGCTCTTGGTGATCCTCCTGCGTGGCAATGCACATCGGCGGCGGTCGAAGGCGGTCGTCCTGCTTGCCGTGCCGGCGTTGGTGTTCGTCGCTACCACCGTCCGAGACCAAGTCCGGAGCGGCAATGGCTTCAACTCAGCCAACCAGCGGATCACGTGGTTCCAGGACACAGTCGCTTACTGGATGACTTCCCCATGGGTCGGTCACGGCTTGCGCTACTGGTACCGCCCGGGCGAACCCCGCTTCCAGCCGCCCAACGCTGAGATCGAGATGCTTGCTACTGCGGGCATCGTGGGGTTGATCGGGTTCCTGGTGCTCATCGCTGCGTGTCTTGCGTTGCTGTGGCGGATCGAACCGGAGTATGGCACACTCGCCGTCGCTGTTGTGCTCGGGAAGGTCGTTCAGGGGCAGTTCGACTTGTTCTGGTCCGCGGTTCAGGTTTCAATACCGTTCGTCATCGCGGGGATCTGTCTGGGCGCCCTCGAGCTGCACCGACAAGACGGAACTCTCCTGTGGCTGCAGCGAGCCACTGACCTCACCGTCCCGGAACGGGTGTCCATGGCACTGCCCGATGGTGGACTGGAGGGCTCGTGA
- a CDS encoding glycosyltransferase family 4 protein: protein MTQHNDVPPQILPRRIVQIVPSVEPGRGVEAVAYHLEQEWQRLGIETARFTLVEAHGRWLPDPGPGVVGKMTLAARVFWFTTVGSFMAARFLAHQPRGTVSVCHNDVLVGDVYVNHGIVAEAMRARGHSLLRMVRNPLHLFTWLRDALRYGLGLHQRVVNLTGVEDGILRRTYPRVRPPSVVIGNGVDTDRYQPDPEDRVAYRRRLGLAEDDAVAVFVGHEFGRKGLPVVLQAMDGEPHDILHLVVVGGTPDMITQAARDADLHGVGPRVHFVGEQLDPRPYLHLSDFMVFPSAYESYGLVVLEAMACGLPVVATRVGCVPEVIDDGVNGIVVEPSADSVREGIRRMLTADLSGMGIQARRAAEDHSWSRIAREYVGMFAAVLSEKAR from the coding sequence GTGACGCAGCACAACGACGTTCCCCCGCAGATTCTCCCGCGTCGCATCGTCCAGATCGTGCCTAGTGTGGAGCCTGGCAGAGGAGTCGAAGCAGTTGCGTACCATCTCGAACAAGAATGGCAACGCCTAGGGATTGAGACGGCTCGCTTCACCTTGGTGGAAGCCCACGGACGATGGCTACCCGATCCAGGGCCGGGTGTCGTCGGCAAGATGACCCTGGCGGCTCGCGTCTTCTGGTTCACGACAGTCGGCTCTTTTATGGCTGCGCGTTTCCTGGCGCACCAACCTCGAGGAACGGTGTCCGTCTGCCACAACGACGTGCTGGTCGGCGACGTCTACGTGAACCATGGCATCGTCGCCGAGGCCATGAGGGCTCGGGGGCACTCTTTGTTGCGCATGGTCCGCAATCCACTTCACCTCTTCACCTGGCTGCGCGACGCCCTCCGCTACGGTCTCGGCCTGCACCAGCGGGTCGTCAATCTCACAGGGGTGGAGGACGGGATTCTTCGCCGGACGTATCCCCGCGTAAGGCCTCCGTCGGTCGTCATCGGCAACGGAGTGGACACCGACCGATACCAGCCCGACCCAGAGGATCGGGTCGCGTATCGCCGTCGGCTCGGTCTGGCGGAGGACGATGCCGTGGCGGTGTTTGTCGGCCATGAGTTCGGACGCAAGGGCCTCCCCGTGGTATTGCAGGCTATGGATGGCGAACCTCACGACATACTGCATCTGGTGGTGGTCGGGGGCACCCCGGACATGATCACGCAGGCCGCTCGGGACGCCGATCTCCACGGGGTGGGACCACGAGTGCACTTCGTCGGGGAGCAGCTCGATCCACGCCCGTACCTCCACCTCAGCGACTTCATGGTGTTCCCCAGCGCGTATGAGTCCTATGGACTCGTGGTACTCGAGGCCATGGCGTGTGGTCTGCCGGTGGTGGCGACGCGGGTGGGCTGTGTGCCGGAGGTCATCGACGACGGCGTCAACGGGATCGTCGTGGAGCCGTCGGCAGACTCCGTGAGAGAGGGCATCCGGCGAATGTTGACAGCGGACCTTTCCGGTATGGGCATCCAGGCCAGACGGGCCGCAGAGGACCATTCTTGGTCCCGCATCGCACGAGAATATGTCGGCATGTTCGCGGCCGTCCTCAGCGAGAAGGCGCGATGA